In the genome of Opitutia bacterium KCR 482, one region contains:
- a CDS encoding transcription antitermination factor NusB gives MEKEKSADLKSAVVDIIRMAESTSAKFDVVMYEYFATCKCPHRGAVEAVVLHWLRNKTLIESAILAACRKRPKNAVFAVLKGAAAEAMSAESGKYAQTIHSWVEFSKRKLSKNESSFINAVLRKLETNIATLESGGDGAEHLSIKYSHPKWLVEKWLGEFGSDTTLRILESNQRPSDVFFRKSPDPKADAAFVPFEKFFEKTEYENFFKLKSGHWRDAKRLLETPYFYVQDPSTFFAPSQFAPKDGDFLDLCAAPGGKSRAIADICFANSADVKKCSLVSVDVPERTAPLVENMQKVGFMKTVVLECDILKDDLQKKLSERNLSTSFDGVFVDAPCSNTGVLRRRPDARYRLNSEDISNCAKKQGEILEVAKNFVKAGGKLEYSTCSIEREENDCVVEKFLAANKNFALKENRILLPDAQNDGAGFALFERLF, from the coding sequence ATGGAAAAGGAAAAAAGTGCGGATTTAAAATCGGCGGTTGTCGATATTATCAGAATGGCGGAATCTACGTCGGCGAAGTTCGATGTCGTAATGTACGAGTATTTCGCAACTTGCAAGTGTCCGCACAGGGGCGCGGTAGAGGCGGTGGTTCTCCACTGGCTGCGGAACAAGACTCTGATAGAGTCGGCAATTTTGGCGGCGTGCAGAAAGCGCCCCAAAAACGCGGTGTTCGCCGTTCTAAAAGGCGCGGCCGCCGAGGCGATGTCGGCCGAAAGCGGAAAATACGCGCAGACAATCCACAGCTGGGTTGAGTTTTCAAAGCGCAAGCTCTCAAAAAACGAAAGCTCTTTCATCAACGCCGTTTTGAGAAAGCTCGAAACAAACATCGCAACTCTCGAATCTGGCGGCGACGGCGCGGAGCATCTCTCTATAAAATACAGCCACCCGAAATGGCTCGTTGAAAAATGGCTCGGCGAATTCGGGAGCGACACAACGCTTCGCATTTTGGAATCCAACCAAAGGCCGTCGGACGTTTTTTTCAGAAAGTCGCCCGACCCGAAAGCGGACGCCGCGTTCGTTCCTTTCGAAAAATTTTTCGAAAAAACGGAATACGAAAATTTCTTCAAGCTGAAAAGCGGGCACTGGCGCGACGCAAAGCGTCTGCTCGAAACTCCGTACTTTTATGTACAGGACCCATCGACGTTTTTTGCGCCGTCGCAGTTCGCCCCGAAAGACGGCGACTTCCTCGACCTCTGCGCCGCTCCGGGGGGAAAGTCCCGCGCGATTGCCGACATATGTTTTGCGAATTCCGCCGACGTAAAAAAGTGCTCGCTCGTGAGCGTTGACGTTCCCGAACGAACCGCGCCGCTCGTCGAGAACATGCAAAAAGTCGGTTTCATGAAAACCGTTGTTTTGGAATGCGACATTTTGAAAGACGACTTGCAAAAGAAGCTATCCGAGCGGAATCTTTCGACTTCGTTCGACGGCGTTTTTGTAGACGCTCCGTGTTCGAATACAGGCGTTTTGAGGCGCAGGCCCGACGCCCGATACAGGCTAAATTCCGAAGATATTTCAAACTGCGCAAAAAAACAGGGCGAAATTTTGGAAGTTGCAAAGAACTTTGTAAAAGCGGGCGGAAAGCTTGAATATTCCACATGCTCAATCGAGCGCGAGGAAAACGACTGCGTTGTGGAAAAATTCCTTGCAGCAAACAAAAATTTCGCCCTTAAAGAAAATAGGATTCTGCTTCCAGACGCCCAAAATGACGGCGCGGGCTTTGCGCTCTTTGAAAGGCTCTTTTAG
- a CDS encoding GreA/GreB family elongation factor, translating into MNPESIEKLVKNPKLRNKREALEAMKDGAYCMHGSWGFGQIKSYDAAANRLIIDFEGKPAHAMDPAFCVDKLEILQPDNLLVRYRTDKANLEEEMKDGGAFVVKYIESKSDQSASQIELERVFKQLFGYMPINARNIPQADFDKANKEAEKKYRAWWNKAKESLFRNPRVACPKTKNESYVIREEEEAMKPEQEVLREYFLNREPKKKILLAEKLYKTATGEGVEEIKSSLEKIKEELTEAIKKAMDSSKTLNDADCLHGIWVRNNLIRYLYEGDEAKVDEIAPQSKQIILKAVAKDPKDGLNNLAKNLPTSYIERFLDLLTRIYTEDWRERILDLLKYSDGRLTKECIDFLLSWDDNKKSHYVKDALIADDGRGPSRKLIKEYLEKWLSEQTLHGPVILWIVKNRNEPKYKDMLEDLIGEDLFSALLAAVDDCALQRDTVVTTAKIPLAEELDVDRELVGDLLDKSTAETARDLAQTLLLNQGFEELTKKSILARFIKKFPSVQSLVASKSDTQDHRVLVSEWSLAARREELEDIVKNQLPASKIAIEAARELGDLRENSEYKMAREHDELLCARRAQLERDISSATVFDFNTTPADKVGIGSIVSLKSDKGEKLTCSIMGAWDSNTEKNIFSYQTPLAQALLDHKEGETVETNINGHITKWTIEKVSRYADSK; encoded by the coding sequence ATGAATCCGGAATCTATCGAAAAGCTTGTAAAGAATCCTAAATTGCGCAACAAGCGCGAAGCGCTCGAAGCAATGAAAGACGGCGCGTATTGCATGCACGGCAGCTGGGGCTTCGGCCAGATTAAATCGTACGACGCCGCGGCGAACAGACTCATTATAGATTTCGAAGGCAAACCCGCCCACGCAATGGACCCCGCGTTCTGCGTAGACAAGCTCGAAATCCTCCAGCCCGACAATCTCCTTGTCCGCTACCGCACCGACAAGGCGAACCTCGAAGAGGAAATGAAAGACGGCGGCGCGTTCGTCGTAAAATACATAGAGTCGAAGTCCGACCAGAGCGCGAGCCAAATAGAGCTTGAAAGGGTATTTAAACAGCTTTTCGGCTACATGCCCATCAATGCGCGCAACATTCCGCAGGCCGATTTCGACAAGGCTAACAAGGAGGCGGAAAAGAAATACCGCGCGTGGTGGAACAAGGCAAAGGAATCGCTCTTCCGCAACCCCCGCGTTGCTTGCCCCAAAACAAAGAACGAATCCTACGTTATCCGCGAAGAGGAAGAGGCAATGAAGCCCGAACAGGAAGTTCTGCGCGAATACTTCCTCAATCGCGAACCCAAGAAGAAAATCCTTCTTGCGGAAAAACTCTACAAAACGGCGACGGGCGAAGGCGTTGAGGAAATCAAATCCTCGCTCGAAAAAATCAAGGAGGAGCTTACCGAGGCAATTAAAAAGGCTATGGACAGCTCCAAAACCCTCAACGACGCAGACTGTCTCCACGGCATTTGGGTTAGAAACAACCTTATCCGCTACCTCTACGAAGGCGACGAAGCCAAGGTTGACGAAATCGCGCCGCAGAGCAAACAGATTATCCTCAAAGCGGTAGCGAAAGACCCGAAGGACGGCCTCAACAATCTGGCGAAAAACCTGCCGACGTCGTACATCGAAAGATTCCTCGACCTTCTTACGCGAATCTACACGGAAGACTGGCGCGAACGCATTCTCGACCTCCTCAAATACAGCGACGGCCGCCTGACAAAAGAATGCATAGACTTCCTCCTTTCATGGGACGACAACAAAAAATCGCACTATGTAAAGGACGCGCTAATCGCCGACGACGGCCGCGGCCCGTCGAGAAAGCTCATCAAGGAATACCTTGAAAAATGGCTTTCCGAACAGACACTGCACGGCCCCGTTATCCTCTGGATTGTAAAAAACCGCAACGAGCCCAAATACAAGGACATGCTCGAAGACCTCATTGGAGAGGATCTTTTCAGCGCACTCCTTGCGGCGGTAGACGATTGCGCGTTGCAGCGCGACACGGTTGTGACCACGGCGAAAATCCCGCTCGCGGAAGAGCTTGACGTTGACAGGGAACTTGTTGGCGACCTGCTCGACAAATCCACGGCGGAAACCGCGCGAGACCTAGCGCAGACGCTCTTGCTCAACCAGGGTTTCGAAGAACTTACAAAGAAATCGATTCTTGCGCGTTTCATCAAGAAGTTCCCGTCGGTGCAGTCGCTTGTGGCGTCGAAGTCGGACACTCAGGACCACAGAGTGCTCGTTTCGGAATGGAGCTTGGCGGCGCGCCGCGAAGAGTTGGAAGACATCGTCAAGAACCAGCTGCCCGCAAGCAAAATCGCAATCGAGGCGGCGAGAGAACTCGGCGACTTGCGCGAAAACTCCGAATACAAAATGGCGAGAGAACACGACGAACTGCTCTGCGCCCGCCGCGCGCAACTCGAACGCGACATTTCGAGCGCAACGGTTTTCGACTTCAACACGACTCCCGCAGACAAGGTTGGTATCGGTTCAATCGTCTCCCTCAAATCGGACAAGGGCGAAAAGCTCACATGCTCCATCATGGGCGCGTGGGACAGCAACACGGAAAAGAACATCTTCTCCTACCAGACACCCTTGGCGCAGGCTCTTCTCGACCACAAGGAAGGCGAAACGGTGGAAACGAACATCAACGGCCACATCACAAAGTGGACTATCGAAAAGGTTTCGCGCTACGCCGATTCCAAGTAA
- a CDS encoding Rrf2 family transcriptional regulator, translating into MDGRLLNIPESVSLALHALKMLAREGGGTLTSKEIAARTGMSANHLSKVLRRLVVGGALSASKGPGGGFYLSAEQEKRKLIDVYLLFEPFPFNNGCIYETSPHCDKRKCVFGTLICDLNKKFFEHFNNTTVGDLRDSDCRKK; encoded by the coding sequence ATGGACGGAAGACTTTTAAATATACCGGAGTCAGTGTCGTTGGCACTGCACGCATTGAAAATGCTCGCCCGCGAGGGGGGCGGCACACTCACATCGAAAGAGATAGCGGCGCGCACGGGAATGTCGGCAAACCACCTGTCAAAGGTTTTGAGGAGGCTCGTGGTGGGCGGCGCACTGAGCGCGTCAAAAGGCCCTGGGGGCGGATTCTACCTTTCGGCGGAGCAGGAAAAACGCAAACTAATCGACGTCTATTTGCTCTTCGAGCCGTTTCCGTTTAATAACGGGTGCATATATGAAACTTCGCCGCACTGCGATAAACGTAAATGCGTTTTCGGCACATTGATTTGCGACCTGAATAAAAAGTTCTTCGAACACTTCAATAACACGACAGTCGGGGATTTGCGGGATAGCGACTGTCGGAAAAAATAG
- the atpC gene encoding ATP synthase F1 subunit epsilon, with the protein MALALEIITPDGVVWHNDNVESITLPTTSGEIQILAGHIPLITMLEAGGVGAVINGREEDIAIDRGYARIMGDTVSVLTEAAVDVEHLDMGDIEKARAQALKAVEDAKKNRVVDDDEMERLEAVARFAIAQMLAKAKHK; encoded by the coding sequence ATGGCACTCGCGCTGGAAATAATAACTCCCGACGGCGTTGTCTGGCACAACGACAACGTAGAGTCTATTACGCTGCCCACGACAAGCGGCGAAATCCAGATTCTGGCTGGGCACATTCCGCTCATTACAATGCTCGAAGCGGGCGGCGTCGGCGCGGTCATAAACGGGCGCGAGGAAGACATAGCAATCGACAGGGGTTATGCGCGGATAATGGGCGACACTGTCTCCGTTCTCACCGAGGCAGCCGTAGATGTCGAGCATCTCGACATGGGCGACATCGAAAAGGCGAGGGCGCAGGCGTTGAAGGCGGTCGAAGACGCCAAGAAAAACAGGGTTGTCGACGACGACGAAATGGAGCGGCTTGAAGCCGTTGCGCGTTTTGCAATCGCCCAAATGCTTGCGAAGGCAAAGCACAAGTAG
- the atpD gene encoding F0F1 ATP synthase subunit beta, translating into MTIGTITQVIGAVVDVKFPTDAIPQIYNALKAEIEVGGKKSEIVLEVQQQLGGGVVRTVAMTSTEGLKRGGKAADTGAPISVPVGSCTLGRIFNVTGDAVDEKGAVSAKERLPIHRKAPPLTEQSTRAEILETGIKPIDLICPFLKGGKVGAFGGAGVGKTVVIMELIHNIAKAHGGFSVFAGVGERSREGNDLYHEMVESGVINEKEPEKSKVSLVYGQMNEPPGARMRVALTALTMAEYFRDGEGQDVLLFIDNIFRFSQAGSEVSALLGRSPSAVGYQPTLAQEMGELQERITSTKKGSITSFQAVYVPADDLTDPAPANTFAHLDSTIVLDRSIAALGIYPAIDPLASNSNALSPDIVGEEHFRVARGVQQILQKYKDLQDIIAILGIDELSDEDKLVVSRARKVQKFLSAPMFVSEVFNGVPGVYVPVSETVRGFGMILDGKLDHVNENDFFLKGTIDDVLAAAEKNRGK; encoded by the coding sequence ATGACAATCGGCACAATCACACAAGTCATAGGCGCAGTCGTTGACGTAAAGTTCCCGACGGACGCCATTCCGCAAATTTACAACGCTTTGAAAGCCGAAATCGAAGTCGGCGGAAAGAAGTCGGAAATCGTGCTCGAAGTCCAGCAGCAGCTGGGCGGGGGCGTCGTGAGGACGGTCGCGATGACCTCCACCGAAGGTCTCAAACGCGGCGGCAAGGCAGCGGACACGGGAGCTCCGATTAGCGTTCCCGTTGGCTCGTGCACGCTCGGCAGAATTTTCAACGTCACGGGCGACGCCGTAGACGAAAAGGGCGCGGTTTCCGCAAAGGAACGCCTGCCCATTCACCGCAAAGCACCGCCGCTTACCGAGCAGAGCACGCGGGCGGAAATCCTCGAAACGGGCATAAAGCCAATCGACCTCATCTGCCCCTTCCTCAAAGGCGGCAAGGTTGGCGCGTTCGGCGGCGCGGGCGTCGGCAAGACCGTCGTCATCATGGAGCTTATCCACAACATCGCAAAGGCGCACGGGGGGTTCTCGGTATTCGCGGGCGTCGGAGAACGTTCGAGAGAGGGCAACGACCTCTACCACGAAATGGTAGAGTCGGGCGTCATCAACGAAAAAGAGCCGGAAAAGTCGAAAGTTTCGCTCGTTTACGGGCAGATGAACGAACCTCCGGGAGCGCGTATGCGCGTGGCGCTCACCGCCCTTACCATGGCGGAATATTTCCGCGACGGCGAAGGGCAGGACGTTCTTCTGTTTATCGACAACATTTTCAGATTCTCGCAGGCGGGAAGCGAAGTCAGCGCATTGCTCGGACGCTCGCCGTCGGCGGTCGGCTACCAGCCGACCCTCGCGCAGGAAATGGGCGAGTTGCAGGAGCGCATTACCTCCACTAAAAAAGGCTCTATTACGTCGTTCCAAGCCGTCTACGTTCCCGCGGACGACCTCACCGACCCCGCGCCCGCAAACACCTTCGCGCACCTCGACTCGACAATCGTTCTCGACCGCTCGATTGCCGCATTGGGTATTTACCCCGCAATCGACCCGCTTGCGTCGAACTCCAACGCGCTTTCGCCCGACATCGTCGGCGAAGAGCATTTCAGGGTTGCGCGCGGAGTCCAGCAGATACTCCAAAAGTACAAGGACTTGCAGGACATCATCGCAATTTTGGGCATCGACGAGCTTTCCGACGAAGACAAGCTTGTGGTATCGCGCGCAAGAAAGGTGCAGAAGTTCCTTTCCGCGCCGATGTTCGTTTCGGAAGTGTTCAACGGCGTCCCCGGTGTTTACGTTCCCGTTTCGGAAACGGTGCGCGGCTTCGGCATGATTCTCGACGGCAAGCTCGACCATGTGAACGAAAACGATTTCTTTCTCAAAGGAACTATCGACGACGTTCTCGCCGCCGCCGAAAAGAACAGGGGCAAATAG
- the atpG gene encoding ATP synthase F1 subunit gamma, with translation MKGMREIRNRIKAVKGTGQITHAMELVAASKMRRAQQAAENGRAYATLLMDMTETVIKQIGSVLDGNNPDKNRTKRLIIVFSTDKGLCGALNTNLFKTILELGGDAEYIAVGNRAARFIARIGKPLKAQFSISDHVKFSEVRKIAEFAMKLAKEQGDIGSLEVLYPLYINTLKQEPTLVKIAPVDNIDDFVKRLRKSYKLDTAEKAEDSREILFEPSPKAILDELPQYYIKQALFHMALDAKASEHSARMVAMKSASDNADALVHSLTIEYNKARQEAITTEILELASAAQAMENNNG, from the coding sequence ATGAAAGGAATGAGGGAAATCAGAAACCGCATTAAAGCGGTGAAGGGGACGGGACAGATTACCCACGCCATGGAGCTTGTCGCCGCCTCCAAAATGCGCAGGGCGCAGCAGGCCGCCGAAAACGGCCGCGCCTACGCAACGCTTCTGATGGACATGACCGAAACCGTAATAAAGCAAATCGGCTCGGTTTTGGACGGAAACAACCCCGACAAGAACCGCACAAAACGCCTTATCATCGTTTTCTCGACCGACAAGGGGCTTTGCGGCGCGCTCAACACAAACCTCTTCAAAACAATTCTCGAACTCGGCGGCGACGCCGAATACATTGCTGTGGGCAACCGCGCGGCGCGGTTCATTGCCCGAATCGGCAAGCCGCTGAAAGCGCAGTTTTCGATTAGCGACCACGTTAAATTCTCGGAGGTCAGGAAAATCGCGGAGTTTGCAATGAAACTCGCGAAAGAGCAGGGCGACATCGGCTCGCTCGAAGTGCTGTATCCGCTCTACATCAACACGCTCAAACAGGAGCCGACTCTGGTGAAAATCGCGCCCGTCGACAATATAGACGACTTCGTGAAGAGGCTCAGAAAGAGCTACAAGCTCGACACCGCCGAAAAGGCGGAGGACTCGCGCGAAATCCTTTTCGAGCCGTCGCCGAAAGCCATTCTGGACGAGCTTCCGCAGTACTACATAAAGCAGGCGCTCTTCCACATGGCGTTGGACGCAAAGGCGTCGGAGCACTCGGCGCGAATGGTCGCGATGAAGTCGGCAAGCGACAACGCCGACGCGCTCGTGCACTCGCTCACCATTGAGTACAACAAGGCGAGACAGGAGGCCATTACGACGGAAATTCTCGAACTCGCCTCCGCCGCGCAGGCTATGGAAAACAACAACGGGTAA
- the atpA gene encoding F0F1 ATP synthase subunit alpha, protein MNEILNEISSRIEKIESQNRKSNVGKIVAIADGVARLDGLSEAMYNEMISFKDGIFGIALNLGEDEVGCVMLGDASNLNEGDEGRTTGKLLSVPVGKSLLGRVVDVLGRPIDGKGDIASSEFYPVEKIAPGILPRRSVNQPLQTGILEVDAMIPVGRGQRELIIGDRCTGKTSIALDTIINQARINREGLASGDPDFRPVYSIYVAIGQKNANIARTIQLLEKHGAMEYTIIVAASASENAANLYIAPYSGCAMGEWFMQNGMDALVVYDDLSKHAAAYRQVSLLLKRPSGREAYPGDVFYLHSRLLERSARLNEQNGNGSLTALPIIETQQGDVSAYIPTNVISITDGQIFLETDLFNQGVRPAISVGISVSRVGSSAQMKAFKQVAGKLKGEYAQYKELAAFAQFGSDLDARTKAIIDKGDRLVEILKQKNNSPKPVEIEIAVLWALQNGYFDSIDVKKISDAETSLENFAATRGKDTVAKIAKEKIISDALAAELKAMCDDWRKTFA, encoded by the coding sequence ATGAATGAGATACTTAACGAGATAAGCTCGCGCATCGAGAAAATCGAGAGCCAAAACCGCAAGAGCAACGTCGGCAAGATTGTCGCAATCGCCGACGGCGTGGCGCGTCTGGACGGTCTGAGCGAAGCCATGTACAACGAAATGATAAGCTTCAAGGACGGCATTTTCGGAATCGCGCTCAACTTGGGCGAAGACGAAGTGGGCTGCGTCATGCTCGGCGACGCGTCGAACCTCAACGAGGGCGACGAGGGGAGAACCACGGGCAAACTGCTCAGCGTGCCCGTCGGCAAGTCTCTGTTGGGCAGAGTCGTGGACGTTCTCGGACGCCCGATTGACGGCAAGGGGGACATCGCAAGCTCCGAATTCTACCCCGTGGAGAAAATCGCCCCCGGAATTCTCCCGCGCCGCTCGGTCAACCAGCCGCTCCAAACGGGCATTCTCGAAGTGGACGCAATGATTCCCGTCGGACGCGGACAGCGCGAACTCATCATCGGCGACCGTTGCACGGGCAAAACGTCAATCGCGCTCGATACAATCATAAATCAGGCGCGGATAAACAGGGAGGGGCTTGCGTCGGGAGACCCCGATTTCCGCCCCGTCTATTCGATTTACGTGGCAATCGGGCAGAAAAACGCAAACATCGCGCGCACCATACAGCTTCTCGAAAAGCACGGCGCGATGGAGTACACGATTATCGTTGCGGCAAGCGCGTCGGAAAACGCCGCAAATCTCTACATTGCGCCGTATTCGGGCTGCGCCATGGGCGAATGGTTCATGCAAAACGGCATGGACGCGCTCGTTGTGTACGACGACCTTTCGAAACACGCGGCGGCATACCGCCAAGTTTCGCTTCTGCTTAAACGCCCGTCGGGGCGCGAAGCCTACCCCGGCGACGTCTTCTACCTGCATTCGAGACTTCTCGAACGCTCGGCGCGTCTTAACGAGCAAAACGGCAACGGCTCGCTCACCGCGCTTCCCATCATCGAAACGCAGCAGGGCGACGTCAGCGCGTACATTCCCACAAACGTAATTTCGATTACGGACGGCCAGATATTCCTTGAAACCGACCTTTTCAACCAGGGCGTCCGCCCCGCAATTTCGGTCGGCATCTCGGTGTCGCGCGTGGGTTCGTCGGCGCAGATGAAGGCTTTTAAGCAGGTCGCGGGCAAGCTCAAAGGCGAATACGCGCAGTACAAAGAACTTGCGGCGTTCGCGCAGTTCGGCTCGGACCTCGACGCCCGCACAAAGGCGATAATAGACAAGGGCGACAGGCTCGTCGAAATCCTCAAACAGAAAAACAACTCGCCGAAGCCCGTCGAAATTGAAATCGCGGTGCTCTGGGCTTTGCAGAACGGATATTTCGACTCAATCGATGTAAAGAAAATCTCCGACGCCGAAACGAGCCTCGAAAATTTCGCCGCGACGCGCGGCAAAGACACGGTCGCGAAAATCGCGAAGGAAAAGATAATTTCCGACGCCCTCGCCGCCGAACTTAAAGCCATGTGCGACGACTGGCGCAAAACATTCGCGTAA
- a CDS encoding F0F1 ATP synthase subunit delta, translating to MKTRALAKILVEESLGTDGRVDSARVSAVCDYVEANVPEARKVPLLRTYATLLKPAIGRGEALVESSGAISDEAFDGIKKFVAEQTGRAGIVFRKVENSGLLGGVRITCGDDIWERSVKSDLESLR from the coding sequence GTGAAAACACGCGCACTCGCAAAAATACTCGTAGAGGAATCGCTCGGAACGGACGGGAGGGTGGACTCCGCCCGCGTCTCGGCGGTTTGCGACTATGTAGAAGCGAACGTGCCCGAAGCCCGCAAAGTTCCGCTTTTGCGCACATACGCAACGCTGCTAAAACCCGCAATCGGGCGCGGCGAGGCGCTTGTGGAATCTTCGGGAGCGATTTCGGACGAAGCATTCGACGGCATAAAAAAATTTGTCGCCGAGCAGACGGGCAGGGCGGGAATCGTGTTCAGGAAAGTCGAAAACAGCGGCCTTTTGGGCGGGGTGCGAATCACCTGCGGCGACGACATTTGGGAGCGTTCGGTGAAGTCCGACCTCGAAAGCCTCCGATAA